A single window of Sphaerodactylus townsendi isolate TG3544 linkage group LG03, MPM_Stown_v2.3, whole genome shotgun sequence DNA harbors:
- the MCHR1 gene encoding melanin-concentrating hormone receptor 1: MPSLFGIICFLGIVGNLIVIYTILKKKKLRCKQTVPDIFIFNLSIVDLLFLLGMPFLIHQLLGNGAWYFGAPLCTIITALDTNSQITSTNILTVMTLDRYLATVHPLKSTYVRTPCVAALVIGLVWLLSFLTIIPVWMYAGLMPLEDGMVRCALLLPNPETDIYWFTLYQFMLAFAIPLLIICVVYFKILQHMATTVVPLPQRSHRVRTKKVTRMAVAICSAFFICWAPFYILQLVHLGIDNPSVAFFYAYNFAISLGYANSCLNPFLYIALSETFKRQFMVAIRPTMEQFRVNKNNNSTTEASVCLKLASEATQQTQFLEDFSPHSVPVTVAVH; the protein is encoded by the coding sequence ATGCCTAGCCTGTTTGGCATCATCTGTTTCCTTGGCATAGTTGGGAACCTTATTGTGATCTATACcatcctcaagaagaagaagctgaGGTGCAAGCAGACAGTGCCTGATATCTTCATCTTCAATCTCTCCATTGTGGACCTTCTGTTCCTGTTGGGAATGCCATTCCTTATCCATCAACTCCTTGGCAATGGTGCTTGGTATTTTGGAGCTCCATTATGTACCatcatcactgctctagacacCAACAGTCAGATCACCAGTACTAATATCCTGACAGTAATGACCCTCGACCGCTATTTGGCAACTGTACATCCCTTGAAGTCCACTTACGTTCGTACTCCATGTGTGGCAGCCTTGGTTATTGGCCTGGTgtggctcctttccttcctgaccATCATCCCTGTATGGATGTATGCAGGGCTGATGCCTCTGGAGGATGGGATGGTCCGCTGTGCTCTTTTGCTTCCTAACCCTGAGACTGATATCTATTGGTTCACCCTTTACCAGTTCATGTTAGCTTTTGCTATACCTTTGCTCATCATCTGTGTGGTCTACTTTAAAATTCTGCAGCATATGGCTACCACTGTAGTGCCCTTACCCCAAAGGAGTCACCGGGTACGCACCAAGAAGGTCACTCGAATGGCTGTTGCCATCTGCTCTGCCTTTTTCATTTGCTGGGCACCCTTCTATATCCTCCAGCTGGTGCATCTTGGAATAGACAACCCTTCCGTTGCCTTCTTCTATGCCTACAACTTTGCCATTAGCTTGGGCTATGCCAACAGTTGCCTCAATCCATTCCTCTACATTGCTCTGAGTGAGACCTTCAAGCGCCAGTTCATGGTGGCCATCCGTCCAACCATGGAGCAGTTTCGAGTCAACAAAAATAACAACAGCACAACAGAAGCCAGTGTGTGCCTCAAGCTTGCATCAGAAGCTACCCAGCAGACTCAGTTTCTGGAGGACTTTTCTCCTCACTCAGTGCCTGTGACTGTTGCTGTTCACTAG